A stretch of Telopea speciosissima isolate NSW1024214 ecotype Mountain lineage chromosome 11, Tspe_v1, whole genome shotgun sequence DNA encodes these proteins:
- the LOC122645247 gene encoding UPF0481 protein At3g47200-like translates to MEKINIVSSQDSGENHVSIGIEIGNDQSILWSASIRQKLSERSNPSLGTTSCIYRVHQRIRKMNEDSYTPDMVSIGPYHRGRDKLQAMEDHKLQYVQSLLDRTRDRITLEKYVEALKELEPKARGFYSEPISLSSKEFVEMMLFDGFFLIELFRKNFNVVEVDDNDPIFYSNSRRARVVGDLVLVENQIPILVLQTLFDLSKDPNQDFQPLIKMALFYFHTLIPEAVHKYPQNNKNITHNHLLDLLCYTLDSSLPKVTKPRLSTTAHSLPCVSELRCAGVKFKKGHRSSSLIHIKFKEGVFEIPPLCIDDYTDSFFRNLIAYEQYRFDGAHYITSFAILMDYLINSDEDVAFLRGREIIKNHLGHDNKVSFLFSHLCSEVSNTDFYYSELCDEVNEYYSQRSNKWNATLKRDYCNSPWTIISVIAAIVLLFLTAWGTVFTTLQVFNVHA, encoded by the coding sequence ATGGAGAAGATTAATATTGTGAGTTCACAAGATTCAGGAGAAAACCATGTTTCTATAGGTATTGAAATAGGGAACGACCAGAGTATTCTTTGGTCTGCTTCTATCAGACAAAAGCTTTCTGAGAGGTCCAATCCATCGTTGGGGACAACATCTTGTATTTACAGAGTCCACCAAAGAATTCGCAAAATGAATGAAGATTCGTACACGCCGGATATGGTCTCCATCGGCCCTTATCACCGTGGTAGGGATAAGTTGCAAGCCATGGAAGACCATAAGTTGCAATATGTACAGTCTCTGCTTGATCGAACAAGAGATAGAATAACTCTAGAGAAGTATGTGGAAGCTCTAAAGGAGTTAGAACCTAAAGCCCGTGGGTTTTACTCAGAGCCTATCAGCTTAAGTAGCAAAGAATTTGTAGAAATGATGCTCTTTGATGGCTTCTTCCTCATTGAGTTATTTCGGAAAAATTTCAATGTTGTTGAGGTAGATGATAACGATCCCATATTCTATTCCAATTCAAGAAGAGCAAGGGTTGTGGGTGATTTGGTATTAGTTGAAAATCAAATACCCATTTTAGTTCTTCAAACGTTATTCGATCTAAGTAAAGATCCTAACCAAGATTTTCAACCACTCATTAAAATGGCTCTCTTTTATTTCCATACCTTGATACCAGAAGCCGTACACAAGTATCctcaaaataacaaaaacattACACACAACCATTTACTGGATCTTTTATGCTACACACTTGATAGTTCTCTTCCGAAGGTCACGAAGCCAAGATTAAGTACAACAGCACATTCTCTGCCATGTGTGTCGGAGCTCCGGTGTGCCGGTGTTAAGTTCAAGAAGGGCCACAGGTCTAGTAGCTTGATCCACATAAAGTTCAAGGAAGGAGTATTTGAAATCCCTCCATTATGTATTGATGACTACACAGATTCTTTTTTCCGGAATCTTATTGCTTACGAGCAATACCGTTTTGACGGTGCGCACTACATAACATCATTTGCCATCTTGATGGATTACCTTATTAATTCTGATGAAGACGTGGCATTTCTCCGTGGTCGTGAAATTATTAAGAATCATCTTGGTCATGATAATAAGGTGTCGTTTCTATTTAGCCATCTATGCagtgaagtttccaacactgacTTCTATTACAGTGAACTTTGCGACGAAGTGAATGAATATTATAGCCAGCGTAGTAACAAATGGAATGCGACATTGAAGAGAGATTATTGCAATAGTCCATGGACTATCATTTCAGTGATTGCAGCAATTGTATTACTCTTTCTCACAGCGTGGGGCACCGTATTTACCACCCTTCAGGTCTTCAATGTCCATGCATAA